In Mangifera indica cultivar Alphonso chromosome 1, CATAS_Mindica_2.1, whole genome shotgun sequence, a single genomic region encodes these proteins:
- the LOC123209320 gene encoding peroxidase 64-like, which yields MALNVAFLSSLFVLSVFSSPGNALSLNYYDKTCPIAESIVTNTVKTATSKDKTVPAALLRMHFHDCFIRGCDGSILLDSKGNNKAEKDAPPNGSLHAFFVIDSAKEQIESVCPGVVSCADILAFAARDAVVLSGGPTWDVPKGRKDGRTSRASETTSLPAPTFNISQLQQNFRQRGLSMDDLAALLGAHTLGFAHCSSFESRVYPVNNDPTLNPTFAQRLRSLCPVNHKAKNLGSTNDPSPRTFDNTYYRLILQQKSLFHSDEALLTNPKTKGLVYKFATSHKAFTEAFVHSIIKLSSITGGQEVRKHCRVVN from the exons ATGGCTTTGAATGTGGCATTCTTGAGCTCACTCTTCGTTCTTTCAGTATTTTCTTCTCCAGGAAATGCATTAAGCTTGAATTACTATGACAAAACATGCCCTATTGCCGAGTCCATCGTCACAAATACTGTCAAGACAGCAACATCGAAAGACAAAACTGTCCCTGCAGCTCTACTCCGGATGCATTTTCACGACTGTTTCATAAGG GGATGTGATGGCTCTATTCTGCTGGATTCAAAAGGGAACAACAAAGCAGAAAAGGATGCACCCCCTAACGGTTCATTGCATGCATTTTTTGTGATTGACAGTGCAAAGGAACAAATAGAAAGTGTGTGTCCCGGTGTTGTGTCATGTGCCGATATTCTAGCTTTCGCGGCAAGGGATGCTGTTGTCTTG TCAGGGGGTCCAACTTGGGATGTACCTAAAGGAAGAAAAGATGGGAGAACGTCAAGAGCTAGTGAAACTACAAGCTTGCCTGCCCCAACTTTCAACATCTCACAATTACAGCAAAACTTCAGGCAAAGGGGTCTATCAATGGATGATCTAGCGGCTCTTTTAG GAGCACATACTCTAGGATTTGCGCATTGTTCGTCATTTGAAAGCAGAGTATACCCAGTGAACAATGACCCTACATTGAATCCAACTTTTGCTCAGAGGTTAAGGAGTCTTTGTCCAGTCAATCATAAGGCAAAGAATCTTGGTTCTACAAATGATCCTTCGCCAAGAACTTTTGATAACACATACTACAGGCTTATCCTACAACAGAAAAGCCTGTTTCATTCAGACGAAGCTCTGCTCACTAATCCAAAGACCAAAGGTCTAGTTTATAAGTTTGCTACCTCACATAAAGCTTTTACAGAGGCTTTTGTGCATTCAATCATCAAACTGAGTAGCATCACAGGAGGACAGGAGGTTAGGAAGCACTGTAGAGTGGTAAACTAA
- the LOC123213868 gene encoding uncharacterized protein LOC123213868, producing the protein MGFFFKGMNEDLSDCPFNEGDIQKCPFLRNINKPTSFSFSAVNFPMPVRGAKGPIFEDGPNFSTAFKLFHGKNGVVPLSERSSFYNDNELEPASQFNPLAAKAATISLSTFGLGGPFSFGPFDDKWKKKQQKKSEAPNKRDTSSQVDMFFGKFSIKSNKGIDLIKVKGKGKFI; encoded by the exons ATGGGTTTCTTCTTTAAGGGAATGAATGAAGATCTGTCTGACTGCCCCTTTAATGAGGGGGATATTCAGAAATGTCCATTTCTAAGGAACATCAACAAACCCACAAGCTTTTCATTCTCGGCAGTGAATTTTCCAATGCCT GTACGGGGAGCCAAGGGTCCAATATTTGAAGATGGTCCAAATTTTAGCACAGCTTTTAAGCTCTTTCATGGGAAGAATGGGGTTGTTCCTCTTTCAGAGAGGTCTtctttttataatgataatgaGCTTGAGCCTGCATCCCAGTTCAATCCCTTGGCAGCAAAAGCTGCCACGATCAGCCTATCAACATTTGGTTTAGGAGGTCCGTTCAGCTTTGGCCCCTTTGATGACAAATGGAAGAAGAAGCAGCAGAAGAAATCTGAGGCACCCAACAAGAGAGACACGTCTTCACAGGTAGATATGTTCTTTGGCAAATTTAGCATTAAGTCTAATAAGGGAATTGATCTAATAAAAGTTAAAGGTAAAGGAAAATTCATTTGA
- the LOC123192586 gene encoding ESF1 homolog isoform X2 translates to MKSKIEQDDDPDQNKKMFQHSLKQQSKAEIHPPLKRLLTETNFASSSTPVEKRDRPEKKHRNSENYPRHDCKTEGEYEKEGTGKKSESDQESELKETGYVASRSESEDDDDFNDSTYDDDEEEQDIEGSEDEEDVVELGMLPNRLAIVEMDWRSFKAGDLFGILSSYLPKDGRILSVAVHPTEFGIQCMKAEKVCGPFGLVDGERKNSDGEAVELTNEEKLHAYNKSTLRYNYAVVECDCSTTANLLYKACYGLEFEGSAIKLILKFIPDNMEFQYPPLDVATEVPANYRGLDFYTKAPQEDRNLDLSLDDKSPIQAKNFSRKFIADQLAELDPTNPLLKSLVCCRSATYALQVSQRQQNVDQREPVANGVNISDINPSKIEKYDFSSILRVLQMKSKQFEIICKYFN, encoded by the exons ATGAAAAGCAAGATCGAGCAAGACGATGATCCCGATCAAAACAAGAAGATGTTTCAGCATTCTCTGAAGCAGCAATCGAAGGCTGAGATTCACCCTCCACTCAAACGCTTACTCACTGAAACGAATTTCGCTTCTTCATCGACTCCGGTTGAAAAAAGAGACCGACCTGAGAAGAAGCACAGGAACTCTGAAAATTATCCTCGTCATGACTGCAAAACTGAAGGAGAATATGAAAAGGAAGGGACAGGGAAAAAGTCAGAGAGTGATCAAGAAAGTGAATTGAAAGAAACTGGTTACGTGGCGTCTCGTAGTGAGTCagaggatgatgatgacttcAATGATAGTACTTATGATGACGACGAAGAGGAGCAGGATATTGAAGGGTCTGAAGACGAG GAAGATGTAGTAGAACTTGGTATGTTGCCGAACAGGCTTGCCATTGTAGAAATGGACTGGAGAAGTTTTAAG GCTGGTGACTTATTTGGAATATTGAGCTCCTATCTGCCAAAAGATGGACGGATTTTGTCTGTGGCAGTCCATCCAACTGAGTTTGGAATTCAGTGTATGAAAGCGGAAAAAGTCTGTGGTCCTTTTGGCCTAGTTGATGGTGAACGCAAGAACTCTGATGGAGAAGCCGTTGAATTAACTAATGAAGAGAAATTGCATGCTTATAATAAAAGTACTCTAAG gTACAATTATGCTGTAGTAGAATGTGATTGCAGTACAACAGCAAACCTTCTTTATAAAGCTTGTTATGGACTTGAGTTTGAAGGATCAGCAATCAAGCTTATTTTGAAATTCATTCCCGACAATATGGAGTTTCAATATCCACCCCTGGATGTTGCAACAGAG GTTCCTGCAAACTATAGGGGTTTAGATTTTTATACCAAAGCACCACAGGAGGACAGAAATCTTGATCTTTCTCTAGATGACAAGTCACCAATTCAAGCAAAGAATTTTTCTCGAAAATTTATCGCTGATCAG CTGGCTGAATTGGATCCCACTAATCCTCTGCTCAAAAG TCTTGTGTGTTGTAGGAGTGCAACATATGCTTTGCAAGTATCACAAAGGCAACAAAATGTTGATCAAAGGGAACCTGTTGCTAATGGGGTAAACATTTCTGATATAAACCCTTCAAAGATAGAAAAGTATGACTTTTCTTCAATTCTTAGGGTACTTCAGATGAAGTCAAAGCAGTTTGagattatttgtaaatatttcaaCTAG
- the LOC123192586 gene encoding ESF1 homolog isoform X3: MKSKIEQDDDPDQNKKMFQHSLKQQSKAEIHPPLKRLLTETNFASSSTPVEKRDRPEKKHRNSENYPRHDCKTEGEYEKEGTGKKSESDQESELKETGYVASRSESEDDDDFNDSTYDDDEEEQDIEGSEDEEDVVELGMLPNRLAIVEMDWRSFKAGDLFGILSSYLPKDGRILSVAVHPTEFGIQCMKAEKVCGPFGLVDGERKNSDGEAVELTNEEKLHAYNKSTLRYNYAVVECDCSTTANLLYKACYGLEFEGSAIKLILKFIPDNMEFQYPPLDVATEVPANYRGLDFYTKAPQEDRNLDLSLDDKSPIQAKNFSRKFIADQLAELDPTNPLLKRSATYALQVSQRQQNVDQREPVANGVNISDINPSKIEKYDFSSILRVLQMKSKQFEIICKYFN; the protein is encoded by the exons ATGAAAAGCAAGATCGAGCAAGACGATGATCCCGATCAAAACAAGAAGATGTTTCAGCATTCTCTGAAGCAGCAATCGAAGGCTGAGATTCACCCTCCACTCAAACGCTTACTCACTGAAACGAATTTCGCTTCTTCATCGACTCCGGTTGAAAAAAGAGACCGACCTGAGAAGAAGCACAGGAACTCTGAAAATTATCCTCGTCATGACTGCAAAACTGAAGGAGAATATGAAAAGGAAGGGACAGGGAAAAAGTCAGAGAGTGATCAAGAAAGTGAATTGAAAGAAACTGGTTACGTGGCGTCTCGTAGTGAGTCagaggatgatgatgacttcAATGATAGTACTTATGATGACGACGAAGAGGAGCAGGATATTGAAGGGTCTGAAGACGAG GAAGATGTAGTAGAACTTGGTATGTTGCCGAACAGGCTTGCCATTGTAGAAATGGACTGGAGAAGTTTTAAG GCTGGTGACTTATTTGGAATATTGAGCTCCTATCTGCCAAAAGATGGACGGATTTTGTCTGTGGCAGTCCATCCAACTGAGTTTGGAATTCAGTGTATGAAAGCGGAAAAAGTCTGTGGTCCTTTTGGCCTAGTTGATGGTGAACGCAAGAACTCTGATGGAGAAGCCGTTGAATTAACTAATGAAGAGAAATTGCATGCTTATAATAAAAGTACTCTAAG gTACAATTATGCTGTAGTAGAATGTGATTGCAGTACAACAGCAAACCTTCTTTATAAAGCTTGTTATGGACTTGAGTTTGAAGGATCAGCAATCAAGCTTATTTTGAAATTCATTCCCGACAATATGGAGTTTCAATATCCACCCCTGGATGTTGCAACAGAG GTTCCTGCAAACTATAGGGGTTTAGATTTTTATACCAAAGCACCACAGGAGGACAGAAATCTTGATCTTTCTCTAGATGACAAGTCACCAATTCAAGCAAAGAATTTTTCTCGAAAATTTATCGCTGATCAG CTGGCTGAATTGGATCCCACTAATCCTCTGCTCAAAAG GAGTGCAACATATGCTTTGCAAGTATCACAAAGGCAACAAAATGTTGATCAAAGGGAACCTGTTGCTAATGGGGTAAACATTTCTGATATAAACCCTTCAAAGATAGAAAAGTATGACTTTTCTTCAATTCTTAGGGTACTTCAGATGAAGTCAAAGCAGTTTGagattatttgtaaatatttcaaCTAG
- the LOC123192586 gene encoding ESF1 homolog isoform X1 has product MKSKIEQDDDPDQNKKMFQHSLKQQSKAEIHPPLKRLLTETNFASSSTPVEKRDRPEKKHRNSENYPRHDCKTEGEYEKEGTGKKSESDQESELKETGYVASRSESEDDDDFNDSTYDDDEEEQDIEGSEDEEDVVELGMLPNRLAIVEMDWRSFKAGDLFGILSSYLPKDGRILSVAVHPTEFGIQCMKAEKVCGPFGLVDGERKNSDGEAVELTNEEKLHAYNKSTLRYNYAVVECDCSTTANLLYKACYGLEFEGSAIKLILKFIPDNMEFQYPPLDVATEVPANYRGLDFYTKAPQEDRNLDLSLDDKSPIQAKNFSRKFIADQLAELDPTNPLLKRSLVCCRSATYALQVSQRQQNVDQREPVANGVNISDINPSKIEKYDFSSILRVLQMKSKQFEIICKYFN; this is encoded by the exons ATGAAAAGCAAGATCGAGCAAGACGATGATCCCGATCAAAACAAGAAGATGTTTCAGCATTCTCTGAAGCAGCAATCGAAGGCTGAGATTCACCCTCCACTCAAACGCTTACTCACTGAAACGAATTTCGCTTCTTCATCGACTCCGGTTGAAAAAAGAGACCGACCTGAGAAGAAGCACAGGAACTCTGAAAATTATCCTCGTCATGACTGCAAAACTGAAGGAGAATATGAAAAGGAAGGGACAGGGAAAAAGTCAGAGAGTGATCAAGAAAGTGAATTGAAAGAAACTGGTTACGTGGCGTCTCGTAGTGAGTCagaggatgatgatgacttcAATGATAGTACTTATGATGACGACGAAGAGGAGCAGGATATTGAAGGGTCTGAAGACGAG GAAGATGTAGTAGAACTTGGTATGTTGCCGAACAGGCTTGCCATTGTAGAAATGGACTGGAGAAGTTTTAAG GCTGGTGACTTATTTGGAATATTGAGCTCCTATCTGCCAAAAGATGGACGGATTTTGTCTGTGGCAGTCCATCCAACTGAGTTTGGAATTCAGTGTATGAAAGCGGAAAAAGTCTGTGGTCCTTTTGGCCTAGTTGATGGTGAACGCAAGAACTCTGATGGAGAAGCCGTTGAATTAACTAATGAAGAGAAATTGCATGCTTATAATAAAAGTACTCTAAG gTACAATTATGCTGTAGTAGAATGTGATTGCAGTACAACAGCAAACCTTCTTTATAAAGCTTGTTATGGACTTGAGTTTGAAGGATCAGCAATCAAGCTTATTTTGAAATTCATTCCCGACAATATGGAGTTTCAATATCCACCCCTGGATGTTGCAACAGAG GTTCCTGCAAACTATAGGGGTTTAGATTTTTATACCAAAGCACCACAGGAGGACAGAAATCTTGATCTTTCTCTAGATGACAAGTCACCAATTCAAGCAAAGAATTTTTCTCGAAAATTTATCGCTGATCAG CTGGCTGAATTGGATCCCACTAATCCTCTGCTCAAAAG AAGTCTTGTGTGTTGTAGGAGTGCAACATATGCTTTGCAAGTATCACAAAGGCAACAAAATGTTGATCAAAGGGAACCTGTTGCTAATGGGGTAAACATTTCTGATATAAACCCTTCAAAGATAGAAAAGTATGACTTTTCTTCAATTCTTAGGGTACTTCAGATGAAGTCAAAGCAGTTTGagattatttgtaaatatttcaaCTAG